One Halobacterium sp. DL1 DNA window includes the following coding sequences:
- a CDS encoding transposase IS605, producing the protein MSTTVTKTLQATFAPPTAHKQSKLNDLLETYRDGLQEAFDAGASTMSSVSDIVTPYDLPYQAKAALCNYVPKLRKTYNAQDLDDEHPIRLTNQAAKFDHSEERDYEFTWWVPRPGRGTNFWMPLRINPEQEDLWHDLVSEDAKAGEIRLQQHRKNWVLHVTVEYPVEEPAADGDATHIGLDIGETALITGCALKDGSPTDPFVCSGSRAKHLRKEMHTTLKRLQERDASEWRTDERFDHYQNALTDIVEKASREAVEYAKQFENPVLVMEDLTYIRERLDYGKYMNRRLHSWAFARLQGRIEDKATEAGIPVEYVNPAYTSQTCHSCHRIGRRDSQAEFRCPNDDCHVSTFQADINASANIARRVDPWGESVPLDKAGRDDSPRDGSGCDTATTHREKSVPAQMTLTAYEESKPSTSDD; encoded by the coding sequence GTGTCCACGACCGTCACGAAGACGTTGCAGGCGACGTTCGCACCCCCCACCGCGCACAAGCAGTCGAAACTCAACGACCTGCTCGAAACCTACCGTGACGGTCTGCAAGAAGCGTTCGACGCCGGGGCGAGTACCATGTCCTCGGTGAGCGACATCGTGACGCCCTACGACTTGCCGTATCAGGCCAAAGCCGCGCTCTGCAACTACGTCCCGAAACTCCGCAAGACGTACAACGCGCAGGATTTGGACGACGAACACCCGATACGACTCACGAACCAAGCCGCGAAGTTCGACCACTCGGAAGAACGCGACTACGAGTTTACGTGGTGGGTTCCTCGTCCCGGTCGGGGAACGAATTTCTGGATGCCGCTCCGCATCAATCCCGAACAGGAAGACCTCTGGCACGACCTCGTATCCGAGGACGCGAAAGCGGGCGAGATACGGCTTCAACAGCATCGGAAGAATTGGGTACTACACGTCACCGTCGAGTACCCGGTTGAAGAACCAGCGGCGGACGGTGACGCCACGCACATCGGCTTAGACATCGGAGAAACCGCCCTCATCACGGGCTGTGCCCTCAAGGACGGTTCTCCGACTGACCCGTTCGTGTGTAGCGGAAGCAGAGCGAAGCATCTCCGAAAAGAGATGCACACGACCCTGAAACGACTGCAAGAGCGTGACGCTTCGGAGTGGCGTACCGACGAACGGTTCGACCACTACCAGAACGCCCTCACCGACATCGTGGAGAAAGCGTCTCGGGAAGCCGTCGAGTACGCCAAGCAGTTTGAAAATCCGGTGTTGGTGATGGAGGACTTGACGTACATCCGTGAGCGTCTCGACTACGGGAAGTACATGAACCGTCGGCTTCACTCGTGGGCGTTCGCCCGACTCCAAGGGCGCATCGAGGACAAGGCGACGGAAGCAGGTATTCCGGTCGAGTACGTGAATCCGGCGTACACCTCGCAGACGTGCCACTCGTGCCACCGCATCGGTCGGCGGGACTCGCAGGCCGAGTTCCGGTGTCCGAACGATGACTGCCACGTTTCGACGTTTCAGGCCGACATCAACGCTTCCGCGAATATCGCACGACGGGTTGACCCGTGGGGAGAGAGCGTCCCGCTTGACAAGGCCGGACGCGATGACTCGCCTCGGGATGGGAGCGGTTGTGACACCGCCACGACTCACCGTGAGAAGAGCGTACCAGCGCAGATGACGCTCACGGCCTACGAAGAGTCGAAACCCTCTACCAGCGACGACTGA
- a CDS encoding protein-L-isoaspartate O-methyltransferase (catalyzes the methyl esterification of L-isoaspartyl residues that are formed in damaged proteins) codes for MTSASDRDELADALAARPNVSDRAAEAIRAVPRHEFVPEGRRQHAYDDRPLPIDEGQTISAPHMVAIMATELDLQAGERVLEIGTGCGYHAAVTAELVGAENVYSVEYVPDLAERAEETLANVGYDGVSVHVGDGREGWPEHAPYDAAYLTCAAPEFPPTVVEQVHTGGRLVAPIGTGRQRLVHAVRREDGSLETTDRGGVRFVTMQGD; via the coding sequence ATGACGAGCGCGAGCGACCGCGACGAGCTGGCGGACGCGCTCGCCGCCCGCCCGAACGTCAGCGACCGCGCCGCAGAGGCGATCCGCGCGGTCCCCCGCCACGAGTTCGTGCCAGAAGGTCGGCGCCAGCACGCCTACGACGACCGCCCGCTCCCCATCGATGAGGGTCAGACCATCAGCGCGCCGCACATGGTCGCCATCATGGCGACGGAACTCGACCTCCAGGCAGGCGAGCGCGTGCTCGAAATCGGGACGGGGTGTGGCTACCACGCCGCGGTGACCGCGGAACTCGTCGGCGCGGAGAACGTCTACTCCGTGGAGTACGTCCCGGACCTCGCCGAGCGGGCGGAGGAGACGCTCGCGAATGTGGGCTACGACGGCGTCTCGGTCCACGTGGGCGACGGCCGCGAGGGGTGGCCCGAGCACGCGCCCTACGACGCCGCCTACCTGACGTGTGCGGCCCCGGAGTTCCCCCCGACGGTCGTCGAGCAGGTGCACACCGGGGGTCGCCTGGTCGCGCCAATCGGGACCGGCCGCCAGCGCCTCGTCCACGCGGTGAGACGCGAGGACGGCAGTCTGGAGACCACCGACAGGGGCGGCGTCCGGTTCGTGACGATGCAGGGGGACTGA